One Terriglobia bacterium genomic region harbors:
- a CDS encoding adenylate/guanylate cyclase domain-containing protein produces the protein MDLAKLLPILTGSIAVLSAAVGVAIYVTKLRCEISQSHLENELKNLQGQHSALETKHRALLSAGSIVFTRKSEIDAQLVTIADAIEATGSSILVPSPSITRAGEPKELVFLSLEGQGSENLKRLRVSLDSVAGSVFKSAKAIITHNPRGEGGFASKADQVSKADTLEMLALPLIYHGRCLGVAEFLNKRGSKQFDLGDQQAAERLIASLVLKVGSFLDDPDNFRLLGITPRRDAEDAAVLFSDVSGSSEMAKHLDASVVIDLMNEYFELLGDVVLNHGGTIDKFLGDGLMVTFNVPKPVAEPGQRAVSAALEMQKSFDTLKSKWSILKIPRLFNRIGIALGPVHRAEMGHSQYRHITVMGEVVNTASNLCEFGSRERNIILVGEEICQALAPDLVVEEFRPGIVSKAKGGLSHAYEVRSLS, from the coding sequence ATGGATCTCGCGAAGTTACTTCCCATCCTGACGGGATCAATTGCTGTTTTATCCGCTGCGGTGGGTGTCGCGATCTACGTGACAAAATTGCGGTGTGAAATCAGTCAATCCCACCTTGAGAACGAACTCAAGAACCTCCAGGGGCAGCACTCCGCTTTGGAGACCAAACATCGGGCCTTGCTGAGTGCGGGGAGCATTGTTTTCACTCGGAAGAGCGAGATCGACGCCCAGCTCGTCACGATTGCCGATGCCATCGAAGCGACGGGAAGCTCGATTCTGGTGCCTTCCCCCTCCATCACGCGCGCCGGGGAGCCAAAGGAACTCGTCTTTCTGTCGTTAGAGGGGCAGGGTTCAGAGAATCTCAAACGGTTGCGCGTCTCCTTGGATAGCGTTGCCGGAAGCGTCTTCAAGTCCGCCAAGGCGATCATCACTCATAACCCTCGGGGCGAGGGGGGATTTGCCTCTAAAGCCGACCAGGTGTCCAAGGCGGACACTCTCGAGATGTTGGCTCTCCCGCTCATCTACCACGGACGGTGCCTCGGCGTTGCCGAGTTCCTGAATAAGAGGGGCAGTAAGCAGTTCGATCTGGGAGATCAGCAGGCCGCCGAACGGCTCATCGCCTCCTTGGTATTGAAGGTGGGAAGTTTTCTTGATGACCCGGATAACTTTCGATTGTTGGGAATTACTCCCCGGAGAGATGCCGAGGATGCCGCGGTGCTTTTCTCAGATGTCTCAGGGTCCTCTGAGATGGCAAAGCATCTCGACGCGTCGGTGGTGATTGACTTGATGAATGAATACTTCGAGCTGCTGGGTGACGTGGTTCTGAATCATGGGGGGACGATTGACAAGTTTCTCGGAGACGGGTTGATGGTGACCTTCAATGTTCCAAAACCCGTGGCGGAACCTGGACAGAGGGCGGTGTCTGCAGCCCTCGAAATGCAGAAAAGCTTCGACACCCTGAAGTCGAAGTGGTCCATACTGAAAATCCCCAGGCTGTTTAACCGGATTGGAATTGCCCTCGGCCCCGTGCATCGTGCCGAGATGGGCCACTCCCAGTACCGACACATCACGGTAATGGGAGAAGTCGTCAACACGGCGAGCAACCTGTGCGAATTCGGCAGCCGGGAAAGGAATATCATTTTGGTGGGCGAAGAAATTTGCCAGGCATTGGCTCCGGACCTCGTGGTTGAAGAGTTTAGGCCGGGAATTGTGAGCAAGGCGAAGGGCGGGCTTTCACACGCCTATGAGGTAAGGTCGCTAAGTTAG
- the pruA gene encoding L-glutamate gamma-semialdehyde dehydrogenase, with protein MFHPFKNQPLVDFTDAKNVAAMETALSKVERQFCQKYPLIIGGERFETGDLLPTINPSQQDQVLGSFHRANQAFAEKAIDAGWKAFHDWSRLPARRRANYLFAAAAEMRRRKMEFMSWMVFEVGKSWFEADADVSEAIDFLEFYAREALRYGLPQPLTPSPVPDEHNDAFYIPLGVGVVVPPWNFPLAITVGMTAAAIVAGNCVVLKPSSESPLIAYKFAELMESVSLPAGVLNFLPGSGGQIGDFLVSHPRTRFISFTGSKAVGLRINELAAKTSPGQKWVKRVVAEMGGKDTIVVDATADLEAAAEGVVASSFGFQGQKCSACSRVVIEDKVYDKTMEMIIGRTRKITVGPTRDQKNYMGPVVSKSAYESILNYIEIGKKEGKLLSGGGKDDKAGNGFFVQPTIFGEVDPKARISCEEIFGPVLAALRASDFMQAIETANNTEYGLTGALYSRDRSHIEFARTEFHVGNLYINRKCTGALVDVHPFGGFNMSGTDSKAGGRDYLLLFLQSKAVAEKF; from the coding sequence ATGTTTCATCCCTTTAAGAATCAACCTTTGGTCGACTTCACAGACGCGAAGAATGTTGCTGCCATGGAAACTGCCTTGTCGAAGGTGGAACGGCAGTTCTGTCAAAAATATCCTCTGATTATCGGTGGAGAACGATTCGAGACGGGAGACTTGCTGCCAACGATCAATCCTTCCCAGCAGGATCAGGTGTTGGGCTCGTTTCACCGTGCGAACCAGGCTTTCGCGGAAAAAGCCATTGATGCCGGCTGGAAGGCCTTTCACGACTGGTCCCGATTGCCCGCCCGGCGGCGCGCCAATTACTTGTTTGCCGCGGCGGCTGAAATGCGTCGGCGCAAGATGGAGTTCATGTCATGGATGGTCTTTGAGGTCGGAAAAAGCTGGTTTGAGGCGGATGCCGATGTCAGTGAGGCCATCGACTTCCTGGAGTTTTATGCCCGCGAAGCCCTCCGGTACGGTCTGCCGCAACCGTTGACCCCCTCTCCCGTCCCGGACGAGCACAATGATGCCTTCTATATTCCCCTTGGGGTGGGCGTGGTGGTTCCGCCCTGGAACTTCCCCCTGGCCATTACTGTCGGGATGACCGCGGCGGCGATCGTCGCCGGAAATTGCGTGGTGCTTAAGCCCTCCAGTGAATCCCCTCTCATCGCGTACAAGTTTGCTGAACTCATGGAAAGTGTTTCGCTGCCTGCGGGGGTTCTCAATTTCCTGCCGGGAAGCGGCGGGCAGATCGGCGATTTCCTGGTGTCGCATCCACGCACGCGGTTCATTTCATTCACGGGTTCAAAGGCCGTGGGCCTGCGTATTAACGAACTGGCCGCAAAGACTTCACCAGGACAGAAGTGGGTCAAACGAGTGGTTGCAGAAATGGGTGGCAAAGACACCATTGTAGTCGATGCGACCGCTGATCTCGAGGCGGCGGCTGAAGGAGTGGTGGCGTCTTCATTTGGCTTCCAAGGCCAAAAATGCTCCGCCTGCTCCCGGGTTGTGATTGAGGACAAGGTATATGACAAGACGATGGAGATGATCATTGGACGCACCCGGAAGATCACGGTGGGGCCCACCCGGGATCAGAAGAACTACATGGGCCCGGTCGTCAGCAAGTCAGCCTATGAATCCATTCTGAATTACATCGAAATCGGGAAGAAGGAGGGAAAGCTCCTGTCCGGCGGCGGCAAAGACGACAAGGCGGGAAACGGGTTCTTTGTTCAACCCACTATTTTCGGGGAAGTCGATCCGAAGGCGCGAATCTCGTGCGAAGAGATATTTGGGCCCGTGCTTGCGGCGCTGCGTGCCAGCGATTTTATGCAAGCCATCGAGACCGCCAATAACACGGAGTACGGGCTGACCGGGGCCCTCTATTCACGGGATCGCTCGCACATTGAATTCGCCCGGACGGAATTCCACGTGGGGAATCTCTATATCAACCGTAAATGCACGGGGGCACTCGTGGACGTCCATCCGTTTGGCGGCTTCAACATGAGTGGAACGGATTCCAAGGCGGGAGGACGAGACTACCTCTTGCTGTTCCTGCAATCAAAAGCTGTGGCGGAAAAATTTTAG
- a CDS encoding protein-disulfide reductase DsbD N-terminal domain-containing protein, which produces MRTGIKLTAAIALWIGMGTLLFPGIDEMDWAPFSQARGVRPDPVHVQGVVDDHRVVLGRPFVVRLHVIVENGYHINSNRPRDKFLIPTQVILKNTPEFTFLPAKFPPALDRKLEFSEEKVLVFEGEVQFEVPARSKGGASTGHRTISGSLRYQACDERTCYPPRTIPFDVPVEVVK; this is translated from the coding sequence TTGAGGACTGGCATCAAATTGACCGCGGCAATCGCGCTGTGGATAGGGATGGGGACTCTTCTATTCCCCGGGATTGATGAAATGGATTGGGCTCCCTTCTCTCAAGCGCGCGGGGTTCGTCCGGACCCCGTGCATGTGCAGGGTGTCGTCGACGATCATCGTGTTGTTCTTGGACGACCCTTTGTGGTCCGCCTGCACGTGATAGTCGAAAATGGCTACCACATCAATTCCAACCGGCCCCGGGACAAATTTCTGATTCCGACCCAGGTGATTCTCAAGAACACCCCGGAGTTCACCTTCCTGCCCGCAAAGTTCCCTCCCGCTTTGGACCGCAAATTGGAATTTTCAGAAGAGAAAGTCCTTGTTTTCGAGGGGGAGGTGCAGTTCGAAGTACCGGCCCGGAGCAAGGGAGGAGCGTCGACGGGCCACCGGACCATTTCAGGAAGCCTGAGGTATCAGGCCTGTGACGAAAGGACCTGCTATCCGCCGAGGACAATCCCCTTTGACGTTCCAGTCGAAGTCGTCAAATGA